Proteins encoded by one window of Sorangium aterium:
- a CDS encoding bifunctional 4-hydroxy-2-oxoglutarate aldolase/2-dehydro-3-deoxy-phosphogluconate aldolase, translating to MDREHVVRRIEEIGVVPVVRASSGALAVRAGRALCAGGIEVLEITMTVPDALAVMHEITSRMGSRVLVGAGTVLTADAARGCIEAGAQFIVSPGLNLEVIHAARELGKAVFPGALTPTEVIAAWSAGADAVKVFPCSAMGGAKYLRALRGPLPHVKLLPTGGVNLATAREFIEAGAVALGVGGELVDAAALEAGCDEVLTERAREFLAVVRSARAGMEKRAERSRREAPEEA from the coding sequence ATGGACCGCGAGCACGTCGTCCGCCGCATCGAGGAGATCGGCGTCGTCCCCGTGGTGCGCGCGTCGAGCGGCGCGCTCGCCGTGCGGGCCGGTCGCGCGCTGTGCGCCGGAGGGATCGAGGTCCTCGAGATCACGATGACGGTCCCGGACGCCCTCGCCGTCATGCACGAGATCACCTCGCGGATGGGGAGCCGCGTCCTCGTCGGCGCGGGCACGGTGCTCACCGCGGACGCAGCCCGCGGGTGCATCGAGGCCGGCGCGCAGTTCATCGTGAGCCCGGGGCTCAACCTCGAGGTCATCCATGCGGCGCGCGAGCTCGGGAAGGCGGTCTTCCCCGGGGCGCTCACCCCGACCGAGGTGATCGCCGCGTGGAGCGCCGGCGCCGACGCGGTGAAGGTGTTCCCGTGCTCCGCGATGGGCGGCGCGAAGTACCTGCGCGCGCTGCGCGGACCGCTCCCGCACGTGAAGCTGCTGCCGACCGGCGGGGTCAACCTCGCGACCGCGCGCGAGTTCATCGAGGCCGGCGCGGTGGCGCTCGGCGTCGGCGGCGAGCTCGTCGACGCCGCGGCGCTCGAGGCCGGCTGCGACGAGGTCCTCACGGAGCGCGCGCGGGAGTTCCTGGCTGTGGTCCGGTCCGCGCGGGCCGGGATGGAGAAGCGCGCTGAGCGGAGCCGCCGCGAGGCGCCGGAGGAAGCATGA
- a CDS encoding pectate lyase — MKRRTFAMSILLPFALAACGGDSEPGPGPGQEVPPEMVPYLDAMKRAATFMSEEVAYKGGYVWSYLPDLSRSWGEMEAKRTMLWVQPPGTPSMGHLYLDAYHATGDELYYKAAEQVALALIEAQHEAGGWNYIYDFAGEESLKDWYDTIGKNGWRLEEFQHYYGNATFDDAGTAVASQLLLRMYLEKKDERFRGPLYKAIGFVTESQYEGGGWPQRFPLMGKGGEPDYTSHITFNDDVAGENIKFLIMCHLALGESQLLGNIERAMDNFVALQQPAPQPAWGLQFTQDGKPAGARTYEPEALTTHTTANNIQQLLNFYNMTGDEKYIARVPEALDWLDKVRLPSELLEIFPDRTHPTYIEIGTDIPLYVHRRGSNVVNGEYYFDKDPAKPIGHYGQARKLDVDAMRARYEELAAMSPEALTAGSPLKITGPAALPRYFSLREVKLEDLYAGATMTTAPVTAEDAQRLVGELNAEGYWSTKITMITNPYKGPGAAEPFVEDTYATTHVGDRNDTSPYDPAKAPATYPAEESPMGISVESFIKNMGVLISYVAPVQ, encoded by the coding sequence ATGAAACGCAGAACGTTCGCGATGTCGATCCTCTTGCCCTTCGCGCTGGCCGCCTGCGGGGGGGACAGCGAGCCGGGGCCTGGTCCCGGCCAGGAAGTGCCGCCCGAGATGGTCCCGTATCTGGACGCGATGAAGCGCGCGGCCACCTTCATGAGCGAGGAGGTCGCGTACAAGGGCGGTTACGTGTGGAGCTACCTCCCGGATCTCTCGAGGAGCTGGGGCGAGATGGAGGCGAAGCGCACCATGCTGTGGGTGCAGCCGCCCGGCACGCCGTCGATGGGACACCTCTACCTGGACGCCTACCACGCCACCGGCGACGAGCTCTACTACAAGGCCGCCGAGCAGGTCGCGCTCGCCCTGATCGAGGCGCAGCACGAGGCCGGCGGCTGGAACTACATCTATGACTTCGCGGGCGAGGAGTCGCTCAAGGACTGGTACGACACCATCGGCAAGAACGGCTGGCGGCTCGAGGAGTTCCAGCATTACTACGGCAACGCGACGTTCGACGACGCGGGCACCGCCGTGGCCTCGCAGCTCCTCCTGCGCATGTACCTCGAGAAGAAGGACGAGCGGTTCCGCGGGCCCCTCTACAAGGCGATCGGCTTCGTCACCGAGAGCCAGTACGAGGGGGGCGGCTGGCCGCAGCGCTTCCCGCTGATGGGCAAGGGCGGCGAGCCCGACTACACGAGCCACATCACCTTCAACGACGACGTGGCCGGAGAGAACATCAAGTTCCTGATCATGTGCCACCTCGCGCTGGGCGAGTCGCAGCTGCTCGGGAACATCGAGCGCGCCATGGACAACTTCGTCGCGTTGCAGCAGCCCGCGCCGCAGCCCGCGTGGGGCCTTCAATTCACGCAGGACGGCAAGCCGGCCGGGGCGCGCACCTACGAGCCGGAGGCGCTGACCACACACACGACGGCCAACAACATCCAGCAGCTCCTCAATTTCTACAACATGACCGGGGACGAGAAGTACATCGCCCGCGTGCCCGAGGCGCTGGACTGGCTGGACAAGGTCAGGCTGCCCTCGGAGCTGCTGGAGATCTTCCCCGACCGGACGCATCCCACGTACATCGAGATCGGGACCGACATTCCGCTCTACGTCCACCGGCGCGGCTCGAACGTCGTCAACGGCGAGTATTACTTCGACAAGGACCCTGCGAAGCCCATCGGCCACTACGGGCAGGCGCGTAAGCTCGACGTCGACGCCATGCGCGCCCGCTACGAGGAGCTCGCGGCGATGTCGCCCGAGGCGCTGACGGCGGGCTCGCCCCTCAAGATCACGGGGCCGGCGGCGCTGCCGCGGTACTTCTCGCTGCGCGAGGTGAAGCTCGAGGACCTGTACGCCGGCGCCACGATGACGACAGCGCCGGTGACGGCGGAGGACGCGCAGAGGCTCGTCGGCGAGCTCAACGCGGAGGGCTACTGGTCGACCAAGATCACGATGATCACGAACCCTTACAAAGGTCCTGGCGCCGCCGAGCCGTTCGTGGAGGACACCTACGCCACCACGCACGTGGGCGATCGCAACGATACCTCGCCCTACGACCCGGCCAAGGCGCCGGCGACGTACCCGGCCGAGGAGTCGCCGATGGGCATCTCGGTGGAGTCGTTCATCAAGAACATGGGCGTGCTGATCTCCTACGTTGCGCCCGTGCAGTGA
- a CDS encoding cupin domain-containing protein yields the protein MIHLKRSDVPSLARVSGDAVEFFTPEPGLKRRVLAHNPNMMLVEHHMEVGWTGARHSHPHDQLVYVISGHLKFSCGDEEFEARAGDSFVVRGGVEHQAWAFEPSVVLDVFTPAREEYMP from the coding sequence ATGATTCATCTGAAGAGAAGCGATGTCCCGAGCCTGGCCCGCGTGTCGGGCGATGCGGTGGAGTTCTTCACGCCCGAGCCGGGGCTCAAGCGCCGGGTGCTGGCCCACAACCCCAACATGATGCTCGTCGAGCACCACATGGAGGTCGGCTGGACCGGAGCGCGCCACAGCCACCCGCACGATCAGCTTGTCTATGTCATCTCCGGACACCTCAAGTTCTCGTGCGGAGACGAGGAGTTCGAGGCGCGGGCCGGGGACAGCTTCGTGGTCCGCGGGGGCGTCGAGCACCAGGCCTGGGCGTTCGAGCCGTCCGTCGTGCTCGACGTGTTTACCCCCGCGCGTGAAGAGTACATGCCCTGA
- a CDS encoding MFS transporter → MADAPAEVPRDAGAAPLSAGIGRYRWVICALLFTAATINYVDRQVLGVLKTTLQKDLGYNDIDYGNIVTSFQAAYAIGMLTMGRLMDRIGTRRGFSFAVGFWSLAAAAHALVGSAGGLSAARFALGIGEAGMFPGALKTIAEWFPKKERALATGLFNSGTNIGAIVCPLAVPWIAVAWGWRAAFALTGAIGALWIVAWMILYRPLAENPRVTPEERAYITSEPSPAPSKVGWLSLIPHRQTWAFAIGKFMTDPFWWLYLFWVPDFLNRKHGLNLLQIGPPLVTIYLLSDVGSIAGGWFSSMLMRRGWTANAARKTAMLVCALGVAPVFLATRTDSLWVAVLLLGLATAAHQGFSANLFTLTTDMFPSQAVGSAVGFGGMAGAIGGMLIAQIAGRVLQLTGSYSTLFIMAASAYVLALAIIHALVPRLEAARLKQG, encoded by the coding sequence ATCGCCGACGCGCCCGCGGAGGTGCCGCGCGACGCGGGCGCCGCGCCGCTCTCGGCCGGCATCGGGCGTTATCGGTGGGTGATCTGCGCCCTCTTGTTCACGGCCGCGACGATCAACTACGTCGATCGACAGGTCCTCGGCGTCCTCAAGACGACGCTGCAGAAGGACCTCGGCTACAACGATATCGATTACGGCAACATCGTCACGTCGTTCCAGGCCGCTTACGCCATCGGCATGCTGACGATGGGCCGCCTCATGGATCGCATCGGGACGCGGCGCGGGTTCTCGTTCGCCGTCGGGTTCTGGAGCCTCGCGGCGGCGGCGCACGCGCTCGTCGGCAGCGCCGGGGGGCTCTCCGCGGCGCGGTTCGCCCTCGGCATCGGCGAGGCGGGTATGTTCCCGGGCGCCCTCAAGACGATCGCGGAGTGGTTCCCGAAGAAGGAGCGCGCGCTCGCGACCGGCCTGTTCAACTCCGGCACGAACATCGGCGCGATCGTGTGCCCCCTCGCCGTCCCGTGGATCGCGGTGGCCTGGGGGTGGCGCGCGGCGTTCGCGCTGACCGGCGCGATCGGCGCGCTGTGGATCGTCGCCTGGATGATCCTGTATCGCCCCCTCGCGGAGAACCCGCGCGTCACGCCGGAGGAGCGCGCCTACATCACGAGCGAGCCGTCGCCGGCGCCCAGCAAGGTCGGCTGGCTCAGCCTGATCCCGCACCGCCAGACGTGGGCGTTCGCGATCGGCAAGTTCATGACCGATCCGTTCTGGTGGCTTTACCTGTTCTGGGTCCCCGACTTCCTGAACCGCAAGCATGGTTTGAACCTCCTCCAGATCGGCCCGCCGCTCGTCACGATCTACCTGCTCTCCGACGTGGGCAGCATCGCCGGCGGCTGGTTCTCCTCGATGCTGATGCGCCGCGGCTGGACGGCGAACGCGGCGCGCAAGACAGCGATGCTCGTCTGCGCGCTCGGCGTGGCGCCCGTCTTCCTCGCGACGCGCACCGACTCGCTGTGGGTCGCCGTGCTGCTCCTGGGCCTCGCCACGGCCGCGCACCAGGGCTTCTCGGCGAACCTGTTCACGCTCACAACGGACATGTTCCCGTCGCAAGCGGTGGGGTCGGCCGTCGGGTTCGGGGGCATGGCCGGGGCCATCGGCGGGATGCTCATCGCGCAGATCGCGGGCCGCGTCCTCCAGCTCACCGGGAGCTACTCGACGCTGTTCATCATGGCGGCGTCCGCCTACGTGCTCGCGCTCGCCATCATTCACGCGCTCGTGCCGCGGCTCGAGGCCGCGCGGCTGAAGCAGGGATAA
- a CDS encoding serine/threonine-protein kinase gives MAPAQERERRTLDRYTLHGVIASGGMASVHFGRLVGAHGFARTVAIKRLHPQFARDPEFSSMLLDEARLAVRIRHPNVVTTLDSVQADDELFVVMEYIAGESLSSLLREAGRRGAQVPQPIGSAIIAGALAGLHAAHEATDEEGAALQIVHRDVSPQNILVGEDGIARVLDFGIARAAVRSQVSRVGQLKGKLSYMAPEQLRGAPLTRRADIYAASVVLWEVLTGRRLFTGECDAEIFGRILEGVVQPPSVYGDVPKALDEVVLRGLDRDPSRRYATALEMAAALEEALPPASPRAVGAWVEATAGTLLEARAKSLAAIETSQRSAAPTPPTPRPAVDDAPSRDVEARLAQPSGSRGRALRTSVTVPTMTRTVEDMARPAASALATPVAAAAPPRLASAQLVRASTLALGASALVLAVALGRSCSVRPGPDAPQDARAGESSLPAASPPAVAAPAASVGAPEVLAEAPAALSAAPEASAASPAPAPDATAPGASASAAAAPEPAARAAAPDRAAGVRAASPARSARPRSRCVPPYYLDANGIRRIKRECL, from the coding sequence ATGGCACCTGCTCAGGAGCGCGAGCGGCGGACCCTCGATCGGTACACGCTCCATGGCGTGATCGCCTCCGGGGGGATGGCCTCCGTCCATTTCGGGCGGCTCGTGGGCGCGCATGGCTTTGCCCGCACCGTCGCGATCAAGCGCCTGCACCCGCAGTTCGCCAGGGACCCCGAGTTCTCGTCGATGCTCCTCGACGAGGCGCGGCTCGCCGTGCGCATCCGCCACCCGAACGTCGTCACCACGCTCGACAGCGTGCAGGCCGACGACGAGCTCTTCGTGGTCATGGAGTACATCGCGGGTGAATCGCTCTCGAGCCTGCTGCGCGAGGCCGGCCGGCGAGGGGCTCAGGTGCCGCAGCCGATCGGCTCGGCCATCATCGCCGGCGCGCTCGCGGGCCTGCACGCGGCGCACGAGGCGACCGACGAGGAGGGCGCCGCGCTCCAGATCGTCCACCGCGACGTGTCGCCGCAGAACATCCTCGTCGGCGAGGACGGCATCGCGCGCGTGCTCGATTTCGGTATCGCGCGGGCGGCGGTGCGGAGCCAGGTGAGCCGCGTTGGGCAGCTCAAGGGCAAGCTCAGCTACATGGCGCCGGAGCAGCTGCGCGGGGCCCCGTTGACCCGCCGCGCCGACATCTACGCCGCTTCCGTGGTCCTCTGGGAGGTGCTCACCGGACGGCGGCTGTTCACGGGGGAGTGCGACGCGGAGATCTTCGGGCGGATCCTCGAGGGCGTCGTCCAGCCGCCGAGCGTGTACGGCGACGTGCCGAAGGCGCTCGACGAGGTGGTGCTCCGCGGCCTCGACAGGGATCCATCCCGGCGTTACGCGACCGCGCTGGAGATGGCCGCTGCGCTGGAGGAGGCGCTGCCGCCGGCGAGCCCGCGCGCGGTCGGGGCGTGGGTCGAGGCGACGGCGGGCACGCTCCTCGAGGCGCGGGCGAAGAGCCTCGCCGCGATCGAGACGTCGCAGCGGAGCGCGGCCCCGACGCCGCCGACGCCGAGACCCGCCGTGGACGACGCGCCGTCGCGGGACGTCGAGGCGCGCCTCGCGCAGCCGTCCGGCAGCCGCGGGCGCGCGCTGCGGACCTCGGTGACGGTTCCGACCATGACGAGGACGGTCGAGGACATGGCGCGGCCCGCGGCGTCGGCGCTCGCGACGCCGGTCGCCGCTGCGGCGCCGCCGCGGCTGGCGAGCGCGCAGCTCGTCCGCGCCTCCACGCTCGCGCTCGGGGCCAGCGCGCTGGTGCTCGCGGTCGCCCTCGGCAGGAGCTGTAGCGTGCGTCCAGGGCCCGATGCGCCGCAGGACGCGCGCGCCGGCGAGTCCTCGCTGCCCGCCGCCTCGCCGCCGGCGGTGGCGGCGCCCGCCGCGAGCGTCGGGGCGCCGGAGGTCCTTGCGGAGGCGCCAGCGGCGTTGTCGGCGGCGCCCGAGGCATCGGCGGCCTCGCCAGCGCCGGCGCCGGACGCGACCGCGCCGGGGGCCTCCGCGAGCGCCGCCGCGGCGCCGGAGCCGGCCGCGCGCGCCGCCGCGCCGGATCGCGCCGCGGGCGTGCGCGCCGCGTCCCCTGCGCGCAGCGCGCGGCCGCGGTCGCGCTGCGTGCCGCCCTACTATCTCGACGCCAACGGCATCCGGCGGATCAAGCGAGAGTGCCTGTGA
- the kduD gene encoding 2-dehydro-3-deoxy-D-gluconate 5-dehydrogenase KduD: protein MTNDPFRLDGKVALVTGSATGIGAAIATALAAAGADIACHGKDEPGEATMAAVQKLGRRAAGMAADLADRAAHAELVRRTKAELGRIDILVNNAGLIRRSPAVEYSEEDWDLLIEVNLTSAFRLSQLAGKQMLEQGSGRIVNIASLLSFQGGILVPAYAASKGGIAQLTKALANEWAGRGVNVNAIAPGYITTDNTAALRSDEARSRQILDRIPAGRWGEPSDIAGAALFLCSEASRYVHGHVLVVDGG from the coding sequence ATGACGAATGATCCGTTTCGTTTGGACGGCAAGGTCGCGCTCGTGACGGGCTCGGCCACCGGGATCGGCGCCGCGATCGCGACGGCGCTCGCGGCGGCGGGCGCGGACATCGCCTGTCACGGCAAGGACGAGCCGGGCGAGGCCACCATGGCGGCGGTGCAAAAGCTCGGGCGGCGCGCCGCCGGCATGGCCGCGGATCTCGCGGATCGCGCCGCGCACGCGGAGCTCGTCCGGAGGACGAAGGCCGAGCTCGGGCGCATTGACATCCTCGTGAACAACGCAGGTCTCATCCGGAGATCGCCGGCCGTCGAGTACTCCGAGGAGGACTGGGATCTCCTGATCGAGGTCAACCTGACGTCCGCGTTCCGCCTCTCGCAGCTCGCCGGGAAGCAGATGCTGGAGCAAGGGTCGGGCAGGATCGTCAACATCGCGTCGCTGCTCTCGTTCCAGGGCGGGATCCTGGTGCCGGCCTACGCGGCGTCCAAGGGCGGGATCGCGCAGCTGACCAAGGCGCTCGCGAACGAGTGGGCCGGGAGGGGCGTCAACGTGAACGCGATCGCCCCGGGCTACATCACGACGGACAACACGGCGGCGCTCAGGTCCGACGAGGCGCGCAGCCGACAGATCCTCGATCGTATCCCGGCGGGGCGCTGGGGGGAGCCGAGCGACATCGCCGGAGCGGCGCTGTTCCTGTGCTCGGAGGCGAGCAGGTACGTCCACGGCCACGTGCTGGTCGTGGACGGCGGATGA
- a CDS encoding vWA domain-containing protein, which yields MRLLRVAMAVLTVAAVGLGCGSSPSDGGEGEGEGASSGGSVGSGSGEGGSLDIGGEIGPGSSGVGGASPTGGGGACATQTAAASLQPVYLAFAFDVSGSMGKGDKDWHDKSLKWDPVVAATKQFFSDPGSEGLTASLSFFPADDDKCSAEIYATPDVPLTPLPSGAFTEAIDAIEPASSDDWRGGTPTAWVMRGTSAFIGAQRQKNPGKYAIVLVTDGYPQGCDEASDTIDAVVADAQAALAEGIPTYVIGVENPRIEGAPDTLDDLHEIAAAGGTERAVLIDTGDPSQTTAAFKAAVDRIRGASVSCTMAIPLPPDGSTFDKEKVRVLYASGSSATTELVYDQSCSTEGAWRYDDPASPTQIVLCVDACTTVQADVVAKLSVDFTCESVIEVPL from the coding sequence ATGAGATTGCTTAGAGTTGCCATGGCGGTGCTGACCGTGGCTGCGGTCGGGCTCGGGTGCGGCAGCAGCCCGAGCGACGGGGGAGAAGGAGAAGGTGAAGGGGCGAGCTCCGGCGGAAGCGTCGGCTCCGGCTCCGGCGAGGGGGGCTCGCTCGATATTGGCGGCGAGATCGGGCCCGGATCGAGCGGTGTGGGAGGCGCCAGCCCCACGGGCGGAGGCGGAGCGTGCGCCACCCAGACGGCGGCGGCATCCCTTCAGCCGGTGTACCTGGCGTTCGCGTTCGACGTGTCGGGCAGCATGGGCAAGGGCGACAAGGACTGGCACGACAAGTCGCTCAAGTGGGATCCTGTCGTCGCTGCGACAAAGCAGTTCTTCTCGGATCCCGGGTCCGAAGGGCTGACGGCCTCGCTCTCGTTCTTCCCGGCCGACGACGACAAGTGTTCGGCCGAGATCTACGCGACGCCGGACGTGCCGCTGACGCCGCTCCCGTCGGGGGCCTTCACCGAGGCGATCGACGCGATCGAGCCGGCGAGCTCGGATGACTGGCGCGGCGGTACGCCGACCGCGTGGGTGATGCGGGGCACGAGCGCGTTCATCGGGGCGCAGCGGCAGAAGAACCCCGGGAAATACGCGATCGTGCTCGTGACGGACGGCTACCCGCAGGGCTGCGACGAGGCCTCCGACACGATCGACGCTGTCGTGGCCGACGCCCAGGCGGCGCTGGCGGAGGGCATCCCGACCTACGTCATCGGGGTCGAGAACCCGCGGATCGAGGGCGCGCCGGACACCCTCGACGACCTGCACGAGATCGCCGCGGCCGGCGGTACGGAGCGCGCCGTGCTCATCGACACCGGCGATCCCTCGCAGACCACGGCCGCTTTCAAGGCGGCGGTCGACCGGATCCGCGGCGCCTCGGTCTCGTGCACCATGGCGATCCCGCTCCCGCCGGACGGGAGCACCTTCGACAAGGAGAAGGTCCGCGTGCTCTACGCGAGCGGATCGAGCGCGACGACGGAGCTCGTGTACGACCAGAGCTGCTCGACCGAGGGCGCCTGGCGCTACGACGACCCCGCGAGTCCGACGCAGATCGTGCTGTGTGTCGACGCTTGCACCACGGTCCAGGCGGACGTGGTGGCGAAGCTGAGCGTCGATTTCACCTGCGAGAGCGTGATCGAGGTTCCCCTGTAG
- a CDS encoding 5-deoxy-glucuronate isomerase codes for MKPVNAGQVVVRATASHRGRKLSVTPADSPMKRLHYGRILLDGTTPEARFETSGREVGLLCMAGECAVKVNGGEVIALGQYDALYVPRGSAVEVRTSSAVDLVECGAEVEGDYPLQVVRYKDVEQNPSLKFKAGGDATTRELSILLGKNVQAGRIVAGFTRSAPGHWTSWPPHEHTDLLEEMYVYFDMPPPAFGVQLVYTAPEAPEVVTVVRDGDAVLMPAGYHPNVAAPGHSINFVWLMAAHREREDRVFGVVNVQPEFAQRGSGLEASLK; via the coding sequence ATGAAGCCAGTGAACGCTGGGCAGGTCGTGGTCCGCGCGACGGCGTCGCACAGGGGGCGAAAGCTCTCCGTGACGCCGGCGGACAGCCCCATGAAGCGCCTCCATTACGGTCGGATCCTGCTCGACGGGACCACGCCGGAGGCGCGGTTCGAGACCTCCGGACGCGAGGTAGGGCTCCTCTGCATGGCCGGCGAGTGCGCCGTGAAGGTGAACGGCGGGGAGGTGATCGCGCTCGGGCAGTACGACGCCCTCTACGTGCCTCGCGGCTCGGCCGTCGAGGTGCGCACGAGCTCGGCGGTCGATCTCGTCGAGTGCGGCGCCGAGGTGGAGGGCGACTATCCCCTCCAGGTCGTCCGCTACAAGGACGTCGAGCAGAACCCGTCGCTCAAGTTCAAGGCGGGCGGCGACGCCACGACGCGCGAGCTCAGCATCCTGCTCGGCAAGAACGTGCAGGCCGGCCGCATCGTCGCGGGCTTCACGCGCTCCGCGCCGGGGCACTGGACCAGCTGGCCCCCGCACGAGCACACGGACCTGCTCGAGGAGATGTACGTCTATTTCGATATGCCGCCGCCGGCGTTCGGCGTGCAGCTCGTCTACACGGCTCCCGAGGCGCCCGAGGTCGTCACGGTGGTGCGGGACGGCGACGCCGTGCTGATGCCGGCGGGGTATCACCCGAACGTCGCCGCGCCGGGGCACTCCATCAACTTCGTCTGGCTGATGGCCGCGCACCGCGAGCGCGAAGATCGGGTGTTCGGGGTGGTCAACGTCCAGCCGGAGTTCGCCCAGCGCGGCTCCGGGCTCGAGGCGAGCCTCAAGTAG
- a CDS encoding sugar kinase: MKIRSAKSCAWDQVSLGEVMLRLDPGERRIHTARAFDIGEGGGEYNVARGLRRCFGLRTSIVTALADNPVGRLIEDLMLQGGVDTSHVRWVDYDGVGREARNGLNFTERGFGPRAAVGCSDRGHSAASRLKTGDLPWKALFGERGARWFHTGGIFCALSETTAGVAREAMEAAREHDVRISYDLNYRPSLWKNFGGQARAREVNRALMPYVDCLFGNEEDFVAALGFEVPGVDEGYRDLDTAGFRRMISEVVATYPNISVVATSLRTARSASVNGWGGILYCKGEFHEVAQRDIEILDRVGGGDSFASGIIYGLLSEQSPEWALQCGVAHGALAMSTPGDTSMASLAEVRRAMSGASARIER; this comes from the coding sequence ATGAAGATCCGAAGTGCAAAGAGCTGTGCGTGGGACCAGGTGAGCCTCGGGGAGGTCATGCTGCGCCTCGACCCGGGAGAGCGGCGGATTCACACCGCGCGGGCGTTCGACATCGGGGAGGGCGGGGGAGAGTACAACGTGGCGCGGGGGCTCCGGCGCTGCTTCGGGCTCCGGACATCCATCGTCACGGCGCTCGCGGACAACCCGGTCGGGCGGCTGATCGAGGACCTGATGCTCCAGGGCGGGGTCGACACCTCCCACGTGCGCTGGGTCGATTACGACGGCGTGGGCCGCGAGGCGCGCAATGGCCTCAACTTCACCGAGCGCGGCTTCGGGCCGCGCGCCGCCGTGGGGTGCTCGGATCGCGGCCACAGCGCGGCCTCCAGGCTGAAGACCGGCGACCTCCCGTGGAAGGCCCTCTTCGGGGAGCGCGGCGCCCGCTGGTTCCACACGGGCGGCATCTTCTGCGCGCTCTCGGAGACCACGGCCGGCGTGGCGCGCGAGGCCATGGAGGCCGCGCGCGAGCACGACGTGCGGATCTCCTACGATCTCAACTACCGGCCCTCGCTCTGGAAGAACTTCGGCGGCCAGGCGAGGGCGCGCGAGGTCAACCGCGCCCTCATGCCGTACGTCGACTGCCTCTTCGGCAACGAGGAGGACTTCGTCGCGGCGCTCGGCTTCGAGGTGCCCGGCGTCGATGAGGGCTATCGCGATCTCGACACGGCCGGGTTCCGCCGGATGATCTCGGAGGTCGTCGCGACGTACCCCAACATCTCGGTCGTGGCCACGAGCCTCAGGACGGCCAGGAGCGCGAGCGTCAACGGCTGGGGCGGCATCCTGTACTGCAAGGGTGAGTTCCACGAGGTCGCCCAGCGGGACATCGAGATCCTCGACCGCGTCGGAGGGGGCGACTCGTTCGCCTCGGGGATCATCTACGGGCTCCTCTCGGAGCAGAGCCCGGAGTGGGCGCTCCAGTGCGGCGTCGCGCACGGAGCGCTCGCGATGTCGACCCCAGGCGACACGTCGATGGCGTCGCTCGCCGAGGTGCGGCGGGCGATGAGCGGGGCCAGCGCGAGGATCGAGCGATGA